Genomic window (Streptomyces yatensis):
ATGGACGCGGTACGCGAGGTGCCGCACCTCCACTGCGTGGAACAGCCGGTGCCGGGCACCGACACCCTCGCCCTGCGCCGGGTGCGGGATCTGATCGGCCTGCCGGTCGCCATCGACGAGGGCAGCTTCACCGCCCAGGACCTGGCCCGCACACTGCGCCTGGACGCCGCCGATCTGGTGGTCGTCAAGATCTGCAAGTCCGGCGGACTGCGCAACGCCCTGAAGACCGCCCAGGTGGCGCTGGCGGGCGGGCTGGAGGTGCTGGCCAGTGGGCTGACCGACTGCGGGATCGGCTTCGCCGCCGCCCTGCACCTCTTCAGTCAGCTGGAACTGGCCCTGCCCGCCGAGCTGAACGGACCGGAGCTGCTGGCCGATCTCTATGTGGCGAACTTGGACATCGTCGCGGCCACCGCCACCGTCCCCTCCGGCCCCGGCCTCGGTGTCGAGGTCGACGAGGAACGCATCCGCGCCGAATCCCTGGACCTGGCCCTTCTCTGAACCCGGCCGCACCCCGAACCAGCAGCGAGGAGACGACGATGTCTTCCAGCCTTTCCCGGCGTGCCCTGCTCAAGGGGGCGGCCCTCGGCGGGCTCGCCACCACGGGAGCCCTCAGCGGCTGCTCCTCGGGCCCGCCGCCCGGCACGGCCACCTGGTCCATGTGGTCCAGCAGCCCCGAGGAGCAGCGGGTCTGGACCGACTTCGGGCATTACGTCGAGCGGCGGATGCACATCAGATCGGCCTCGACACTCACCCCCTCCGACGGCTACCCCACCAAACTCGACCTGCAGCTCGTCAGCGGAACGGCAAGCATGGTCACCGCCCTGAACGGCTGGCTGATCCCCACCTACGCCTCACGCGGCGCACACCGGCCGCTCGACGACCTCATCGCCGCCGACCCCGACTTCGACCCGGACGACTTCTACCCCGCCATCCGGTCCATCTCCTCGTTCGCCGGCCACACCTACGCCATCGGCTTCGACGTGGCGCCGACCGTGCTCTACTACAACAAGACGCTGCTGGAGCGGAACGGCGTCGATCCGCCCTCCCCGACCGAGCCCATGAGCTGGGACACCTTCCGGCGGCTGGCCATCGAGCTGAGCAAGCGGAAGGGCCAGTACGGCTTCACCTGCTCGCCGACCATCGACGACCTGGTGTCCTGGATCTACTGCGCCGGTGGCAATGTCGTCGACGGGGACCGTGACACCAGCCCCCTGGACGCCCCCGAGGCCATGCAGGCCATCCACTACGTCGTCGACCTGTTCACCAAGGACCGGGCCACCCCGCCGATCGACAACCTGGTCACCCAGAACGCCTCCGGCGCCGCCCTGGCCAACTTCCTCCAGGGCAACGTGGCCTTCATGCAGAACGGCCCCTGGCAGGTGCTCAACGTCCGCAAGGCGTCCTTCGAATGGGACATCGTCCCCTTCCCCGCGGGCCCGGCGGGAAGCAAGCCGCGGGTGTCGGGCTCCAGCTTCGCCATCCCCTCCGGGGTCAAAGGCGACGATCTCGACCTGGCGTGGCGGCTGCTGAAGACCCTCACCAGCACGGGGGCGCTGGACATCTACGCACGGGCCGGGCGCAACAACCCGGCGCGGCTCTCGGCCGCGAGCGCCTTCGAACCGCCGCCCGAAAACCTCGGCATCGTCCAGCGGATCCTCAAGGGCGAGGTCGCCGGTGGCCATCCCTTCGACGTCACCACCAACTGGAACCGCGTCCGGCTGCTGCTGGCCCAGGACCTGCCCCGGGCCTTCCTCGGCCAAAAGAGCGCCGGCGACACGATCGACGGTGTCATGCCACGGCTGAACGCCCTGATGCGCCAGCACCGGGACGCCGTCCGCCAGGCCACCTGAGGGAGGATCACCATGGCTGCCCCCACCCACACCGCGGCGACCGCCGCCCCACGGCGAACACCGCATGGCCCGCTGCGTGGCCCCCGGCCCCGGCGGCACGGCTCGGAGACGCTCGCCGCCTGGCTGTTCCTCCTGCCCAGCCTGGCCGGATTCCTGGTCTTCACCGCCGGACCGGTCATCGCGGCCGGGGTGATCTCACTGCTGGACTGGAATCTGTTCAGCCCGCCCCGCTTCATCGGACTGGACAACTTCGCCCGGCTCGGACCGGACGACACCTTCTGGTCGGCGCTCGGCAACACCGCGTACTTCACCTTCGTCAGTGTGCCGCTGACCCTGCTGGTCAGCCTGGGACTGGCGCTGCTGCTCAACCAGGGGCTGCGGCGCATGGCGGTGTTCCGGTCGCTGCTTCTGCTGCCCTACGCGACGATCACCGTGGCGGTGGCCTTCGTCTGGGTCTGGCTCTACATTCCGCACGACGGGCTGGTCAACGCGGTGCTCGGCGTCTTCGGCATCGACGGGCCGGCCTGGCTGATCTCGGACGACTGGGCCATGCCCGCCCTGATCGTGATGAGTGTCTGGAAGAGCTTCGGCTTCGGCATGGTGATCTTCCTCGCCGGGCTGCAGGCCATTCCGCAACAGCTCTACGAGGCGGCCAAGGTGGACGGGGCCTCGCCCTGGCGGACCTTCCGCGAGGTGACACTGCCCCTGCTGTCGCCCTCGGTGTTCTTCACCGTCGTCACCTCCATCATCGGCTCCTTCCAGGTCTTCGACCAGGCCCTGGTGATGACGGACGGCGGGCCGGGAACCAGCACCACCACGCTCGTGATGTACATCTACCGGACCGGATTCGAGAACTACGAGCAGGGCTACGCGGCCGCGCAATCGATGGTGCTGTTCGCGTTCATCGTGGTCATCACCGCGGCGCAGTTCCTGCTCCAGCGGAGGCTGGTGCACTATGACCTCTGACGTTCCCGCGCTCGCGGCGCTGCGCCGCTCGCCCGTGGCGGCCCGGCGGCTGCTGGTGTTCACCTGTTTCCTGGTCACCGCGGTCACCCTCACCCCCATCGTGATGATGGTGCTGGTGGCCTTCCAGTCCGACACCGAGTCGATGGCGGCGCGGCCGTCGCTGTGGCCCGGCAGCTGGCATCCGGAGAACATCGGCCGCGCCTTCGACCTCGTCCCCCTGGGCCGCTATCTGCTGAACACCATCATCTTCGCCGGCGGTACGGCGCTCCTGGAGACGGCCACCGCGGCACTGGCCGCGTACGCCTTCGCCCGGCTCCGCTTCCGCGGCCGCGGCCTGCTGTTCGGCGTATACCTGACCACCTTGATGATCCCCTCGCAGGTCACGCTGATCCCGCAGTTCATCCTGGTGGCGAAGATGCACGGGGTGGACACCTGGCCCGGGATGATCCTTCCACACGCCTTCACCGCGCTCGGGGTGTTCCTGCTCCGCCAGTTCTTCCTGGGCGTCCCCCGCGACTACGAGGAGGCGGCCCGCCTGGACGGGGCGAACCGCTGGCAGACCTTCATCCGGATCATCATCCCGCTCGCCGTCCCGGCCATCGCCACCCTCGCGGTGTTCAAGTTCATCAGCCAGTGGAACAACCTGCTCTGGCCGCTGGTGATCTCCAACAGCGACTCCACCAGGACCGCGGCGGTCGGCCTCCAGGTGTTCCAGTCCACCAATGGCACCCAGTGGAATCTGCTGCTGATGGCGGCCGCCATCACCACCGTGCCGCTCATCGTGCTCTTCTTCCTCACCCAGCGCTGGTTCGTCAAAGGCATCACCATGAGCGGGCTCGGAGGCCGCTGACACCATGACATTTCTCTGGTCCGTCTTCACCAAACCGTGGTCCGCACTGCCGGCCGACTCCCTGGGCCCGCTGATCTCCGGCCTCGGTTTCGCCGGCGCCGAGATCCCGGTCCGGGACACCGCCCATGTCACCCCGGCCGAAGCCGGACGGCTGCTGCCGGAGTTCACCGCGCGGCTGCGGGCCGAGGGCGTCGAGGTGATCAGCGTGGCCGGCGATCTCCGCGAGCCCGTCTTCGCGGCCTGCCGGGAGGCCGGTGTGCCGATGATCCGGGTCATGGCCGAGCTGGGCCCCGACGGCTATGCCGCCTCGGTCCGCCGCGTACGGAAGCGGCTGGAGGACGCGGTGCCCCTCGCGGAGCGGTACGGCGTCCAGGTCGGGGTGCAGCCGCACCACGGCCGCTATGTGTCCTCCGCGCTGGGGGTGATGGACCTCCTCGACGGCCTTCCGGTTCAGCACTTCCGGGTGATCTGGGACGCCGCCCACGACGCGCTGGCGGGCGACGATCCACGGGTCACCCTGCCCCTGGTCGCCGAGCGGCTCGGCATCGTCAACCTCAAGAACGTCATCCACGTGCGCACCGAACCGGCCGCCGGAGCCGTCGGCGGCCACTGGAAACCGTGGTTCGTGCCGGGCCCCGACGGGCTGGCCGACTGGTCGGCGGCGCTCGGCCAGTTGGCGGAGCTCGGCTATACGGGCCCGGTGTGCCTGTCCGGGCAGTACTCCGACTCCGGCGTCCCGGTCGAGGAACGCCTGGTGGCCGATCTGGCGGCGGCACGCGAGGCGGCGGGCGCCGCGGCCGTCTGACCGGGCGCCCCGCTCACCGGGGGGAGCGGGAGAACCCCGCGCCCCCGCTCCCCCCGGCCCTCCTCCCAGAGGCTCCTACGGCAGACCACCCGGCTCGGGGCCCCGGTAGCCCGCCCTGGACGAATCGTCGATGCCCACCTCGTAGCGGATACCGGAGTGGAGGGTGTTGCCGTCGACCCGGGCGCCGGTCGAGTG
Coding sequences:
- a CDS encoding ABC transporter substrate-binding protein, with product MSSSLSRRALLKGAALGGLATTGALSGCSSGPPPGTATWSMWSSSPEEQRVWTDFGHYVERRMHIRSASTLTPSDGYPTKLDLQLVSGTASMVTALNGWLIPTYASRGAHRPLDDLIAADPDFDPDDFYPAIRSISSFAGHTYAIGFDVAPTVLYYNKTLLERNGVDPPSPTEPMSWDTFRRLAIELSKRKGQYGFTCSPTIDDLVSWIYCAGGNVVDGDRDTSPLDAPEAMQAIHYVVDLFTKDRATPPIDNLVTQNASGAALANFLQGNVAFMQNGPWQVLNVRKASFEWDIVPFPAGPAGSKPRVSGSSFAIPSGVKGDDLDLAWRLLKTLTSTGALDIYARAGRNNPARLSAASAFEPPPENLGIVQRILKGEVAGGHPFDVTTNWNRVRLLLAQDLPRAFLGQKSAGDTIDGVMPRLNALMRQHRDAVRQAT
- a CDS encoding carbohydrate ABC transporter permease, which encodes MAAPTHTAATAAPRRTPHGPLRGPRPRRHGSETLAAWLFLLPSLAGFLVFTAGPVIAAGVISLLDWNLFSPPRFIGLDNFARLGPDDTFWSALGNTAYFTFVSVPLTLLVSLGLALLLNQGLRRMAVFRSLLLLPYATITVAVAFVWVWLYIPHDGLVNAVLGVFGIDGPAWLISDDWAMPALIVMSVWKSFGFGMVIFLAGLQAIPQQLYEAAKVDGASPWRTFREVTLPLLSPSVFFTVVTSIIGSFQVFDQALVMTDGGPGTSTTTLVMYIYRTGFENYEQGYAAAQSMVLFAFIVVITAAQFLLQRRLVHYDL
- a CDS encoding carbohydrate ABC transporter permease; translation: MTSDVPALAALRRSPVAARRLLVFTCFLVTAVTLTPIVMMVLVAFQSDTESMAARPSLWPGSWHPENIGRAFDLVPLGRYLLNTIIFAGGTALLETATAALAAYAFARLRFRGRGLLFGVYLTTLMIPSQVTLIPQFILVAKMHGVDTWPGMILPHAFTALGVFLLRQFFLGVPRDYEEAARLDGANRWQTFIRIIIPLAVPAIATLAVFKFISQWNNLLWPLVISNSDSTRTAAVGLQVFQSTNGTQWNLLLMAAAITTVPLIVLFFLTQRWFVKGITMSGLGGR
- a CDS encoding sugar phosphate isomerase/epimerase family protein — its product is MTFLWSVFTKPWSALPADSLGPLISGLGFAGAEIPVRDTAHVTPAEAGRLLPEFTARLRAEGVEVISVAGDLREPVFAACREAGVPMIRVMAELGPDGYAASVRRVRKRLEDAVPLAERYGVQVGVQPHHGRYVSSALGVMDLLDGLPVQHFRVIWDAAHDALAGDDPRVTLPLVAERLGIVNLKNVIHVRTEPAAGAVGGHWKPWFVPGPDGLADWSAALGQLAELGYTGPVCLSGQYSDSGVPVEERLVADLAAAREAAGAAAV